In one Zobellia galactanivorans genomic region, the following are encoded:
- a CDS encoding class I SAM-dependent methyltransferase — protein sequence MSEFWEDSFLDKQEMWGFKPAKSALLALDFFDGPSVKNILIPGIGYGRNAQIFRSKGIQVTGIEISKTAIELARKHFGEAMVIHHGSVTDMPFDDKKYDGIFCHALIHLLNPSQRAKLIRDCYDQLADKGHMVFTAITKTAPNFGKGKLLGKDCYEFHQGVPIFFYDTEAVKAEFDKVGLCEIIEVDENQPMFLIRCKKA from the coding sequence ATGTCTGAGTTTTGGGAAGATAGTTTTTTAGACAAACAAGAAATGTGGGGGTTTAAACCGGCTAAGTCCGCTTTGTTGGCCCTAGATTTTTTTGATGGGCCATCGGTTAAAAATATACTCATCCCAGGTATCGGTTATGGTCGGAATGCGCAAATATTCAGATCAAAAGGTATACAGGTCACTGGCATAGAAATATCCAAAACCGCTATTGAATTGGCCCGAAAGCACTTCGGCGAAGCAATGGTTATACATCACGGTTCCGTAACCGACATGCCTTTTGACGACAAAAAATACGACGGAATCTTTTGTCATGCCCTAATCCACCTATTAAATCCAAGCCAAAGGGCTAAGCTTATAAGGGACTGTTATGACCAACTAGCCGATAAGGGCCATATGGTGTTTACGGCCATAACAAAGACCGCTCCCAATTTTGGAAAAGGAAAATTGCTGGGCAAGGATTGTTATGAGTTTCACCAGGGTGTGCCCATATTCTTTTACGACACCGAAGCAGTGAAAGCCGAGTTCGATAAAGTTGGACTCTGTGAAATTATAGAGGTAGACGAAAACCAACCCATGTTTTTGATACGGTGTAAGAAGGCCTGA
- a CDS encoding NADP-dependent oxidoreductase, with protein sequence MKTILLKNRPKGRPTVSDFEFIESEAPSEIKEGEMLLETAYVSVDPYLRGKMNDVKSYTPPFELNKPIHSGIVAKVVASKHADYKPGDYLAGMLDWKTQQVSNGEGLTKVDETKAPLSAYLGILGMTGLTAYLGLTEIGKPKKGETLVVSGAAGAVGSVVGQIGKILGLKVIGIAGSDEKVDLLKSKFGFDEGINYNTTDDMTAAIKKAAPEGVDIYFDNVGGPISDAVLFNINQFARLIICGAISVYNNTELPKSISVQPFLVRNSALMQGFIVFNYHEKYPEALKQLSAWLAEGKLTYSETIVEGFENIPQAFIDLFDGKNKGKMVVKI encoded by the coding sequence ATGAAAACAATCCTATTAAAGAACAGGCCTAAGGGAAGACCGACGGTCTCCGATTTTGAGTTTATTGAAAGTGAGGCTCCTTCGGAAATAAAAGAGGGCGAAATGCTTTTGGAAACCGCTTATGTTTCCGTAGACCCCTATTTAAGGGGAAAGATGAACGATGTGAAGTCGTACACCCCTCCTTTTGAATTGAACAAGCCCATTCATTCGGGAATCGTGGCCAAGGTTGTGGCATCTAAACATGCCGATTACAAGCCCGGGGATTACTTAGCGGGAATGCTGGACTGGAAAACCCAGCAGGTTTCAAATGGTGAAGGTTTGACCAAAGTAGACGAGACCAAGGCCCCCTTAAGTGCATACTTGGGTATTTTGGGGATGACGGGACTTACCGCTTATTTGGGACTCACCGAAATAGGAAAACCCAAGAAGGGTGAAACCTTGGTAGTCTCAGGGGCTGCAGGTGCCGTAGGAAGCGTTGTTGGCCAAATCGGGAAGATACTCGGTCTTAAGGTTATCGGTATTGCCGGCAGTGATGAAAAGGTAGACTTGCTAAAATCGAAATTCGGTTTTGACGAGGGAATCAATTATAACACTACCGATGATATGACCGCAGCTATTAAAAAAGCGGCACCCGAGGGAGTTGATATTTACTTTGACAATGTGGGCGGACCTATTTCAGATGCGGTCTTGTTCAACATCAATCAGTTTGCGCGACTGATCATTTGTGGGGCCATTTCAGTGTATAACAATACCGAACTGCCCAAGAGCATCAGTGTTCAACCGTTTTTGGTGAGGAATAGTGCCCTAATGCAAGGTTTTATCGTCTTCAATTACCACGAAAAATATCCTGAAGCCCTAAAACAATTATCCGCTTGGTTGGCCGAAGGAAAACTGACCTATAGCGAGACTATAGTGGAAGGTTTTGAAAACATTCCCCAAGCATTTATCGACTTGTTCGATGGAAAGAATAAAGGAAAAATGGTCGTTAAGATCTAA
- a CDS encoding type 1 glutamine amidotransferase domain-containing protein: MKILFVLTSHDKLGDTGKKTGFWVEEFANPYYTLLDKGADITLATPKGGAAPIDPSSDTPDASTKDTERFNNDPVAQEKIKNTKVLADMKADDFDAVFYPGGHGPLWDLATDANSKALIEKFNAQNKPIAFVCHAPAALKEVKGRDGNFLVKGKKVTGFSNTEEEAVQLTNVVPFLVEDALKSNGGIYSRGEDWAAYALQDGNLITGQNPASSELVAEKLLASLN; this comes from the coding sequence ATGAAAATATTATTCGTTTTAACCTCCCATGACAAGTTGGGAGACACAGGAAAAAAAACAGGATTTTGGGTAGAGGAATTCGCAAATCCGTATTACACCTTGCTTGACAAAGGGGCCGATATTACCCTGGCAACCCCTAAGGGCGGTGCCGCCCCAATTGACCCGAGCAGTGATACGCCCGATGCCAGCACCAAGGATACCGAACGTTTCAACAATGATCCGGTAGCCCAGGAAAAAATCAAAAACACAAAAGTATTGGCCGATATGAAGGCCGATGACTTCGATGCGGTTTTCTATCCTGGAGGTCACGGTCCCCTATGGGATTTGGCTACCGATGCAAATTCCAAGGCCTTGATCGAGAAGTTCAACGCGCAGAACAAGCCTATAGCCTTCGTATGTCACGCCCCTGCCGCCTTAAAAGAGGTAAAGGGTAGAGATGGAAACTTCTTGGTAAAGGGCAAAAAGGTAACAGGATTTTCCAATACCGAAGAAGAAGCCGTACAATTGACCAATGTAGTGCCATTTTTGGTCGAAGACGCCTTAAAGTCCAATGGAGGAATATATTCTAGAGGGGAAGATTGGGCCGCCTATGCTTTGCAAGACGGAAACCTGATTACAGGGCAAAACCCTGCCTCATCGGAATTGGTGGCCGAAAAACTATTGGCCAGTTTGAACTAA
- a CDS encoding pyridoxal phosphate-dependent decarboxylase family protein — MMKDNRVSKVYEAERFREMGKELIDVLADHLGSLQNQDTKTVYPDNAPEDELQFWERDLGRPSDPMSTFKTIIARSQQTQHPRYMGHQTAVPAPITALTGMVTDLLNNSSGVYEMGPVSNAMERVVTDFTQKKVGYPKTASGLMTSGGSLGNLTALLAARKDRAPHNVWEEGHNEKLAVLVSEEAHYCIDRAARIMGLGDKGIIKVPVDDEFKMRADLLPHYLEKAKEDGLHVFCVIGCAGSTATGSYDDLEALAEFSKSHKLWLHVDGAHGGAVVFSEKYRPLVKGIEKADSVVIDFHKMLMTPVLSTALLFKEGNKIYRTFMQRAQYLWDSPESEEWYNSAKRTFECSKPFLSANVYMILKTYGNDIFEKNVDRLYDSAQVLAQMIKGKPGMELLHEPESNIVNFRYTPHKNMPTDKLNHLNTEIRKRLVSTGSFYIVQTTIGDQRTLRCSIMNPLTSKADFQDLLDEIEKQGASILGAELVLG; from the coding sequence ATGATGAAAGACAATAGAGTATCGAAGGTTTACGAAGCGGAACGATTTAGGGAAATGGGAAAGGAGCTTATCGATGTTCTAGCCGACCATTTGGGAAGCCTTCAAAACCAAGATACTAAAACCGTTTACCCTGATAATGCCCCTGAAGACGAGCTGCAGTTTTGGGAAAGGGACCTAGGGCGCCCATCAGATCCTATGTCGACCTTCAAAACGATTATCGCTCGCTCGCAACAAACCCAGCACCCAAGGTATATGGGGCACCAAACTGCGGTTCCGGCTCCAATAACGGCCCTTACGGGCATGGTAACCGACCTTTTGAACAATAGTTCGGGGGTTTATGAAATGGGACCGGTTTCCAATGCCATGGAGCGAGTCGTTACCGACTTTACGCAAAAGAAAGTGGGCTATCCCAAGACGGCCTCGGGCCTTATGACCTCGGGAGGAAGCCTAGGGAACCTTACCGCCTTATTGGCCGCAAGAAAAGACCGGGCACCCCACAATGTTTGGGAAGAAGGCCATAACGAAAAATTGGCGGTATTGGTCTCCGAAGAGGCCCATTACTGTATTGACAGGGCGGCACGAATCATGGGGCTAGGCGATAAAGGAATCATTAAAGTTCCGGTAGATGATGAGTTCAAAATGCGTGCCGACCTACTCCCCCATTATTTGGAAAAGGCCAAGGAAGACGGACTCCATGTGTTTTGTGTTATTGGCTGTGCTGGCTCTACGGCTACGGGTTCTTACGATGACCTTGAGGCCTTGGCGGAGTTTAGCAAATCCCATAAGCTTTGGTTACATGTTGATGGTGCCCATGGCGGTGCGGTGGTGTTTTCCGAAAAATACAGGCCCTTGGTCAAGGGAATCGAAAAAGCGGACTCCGTAGTTATCGATTTCCATAAGATGTTGATGACCCCGGTTTTGAGTACGGCCCTCTTGTTTAAGGAGGGAAACAAAATTTATAGGACCTTTATGCAAAGGGCCCAATATTTATGGGATTCACCGGAATCTGAAGAATGGTACAATTCGGCGAAAAGGACTTTTGAGTGTAGCAAACCGTTTCTCTCGGCAAATGTCTATATGATTCTAAAGACCTATGGCAACGATATTTTTGAAAAAAATGTAGACCGTCTCTACGATTCGGCCCAAGTACTGGCACAAATGATCAAGGGGAAGCCTGGGATGGAACTGCTGCACGAACCCGAATCGAACATTGTCAATTTCAGGTATACGCCCCATAAAAATATGCCTACCGATAAATTAAACCACCTGAATACCGAAATCAGGAAGCGCTTGGTGTCCACTGGAAGTTTTTACATCGTGCAGACCACCATTGGGGATCAACGGACCCTAAGGTGTTCTATTATGAATCCATTGACCTCGAAGGCTGATTTTCAGGACTTGCTCGATGAGATTGAAAAACAAGGGGCTTCCATCTTAGGTGCGGAGCTGGTCTTGGGGTAA
- a CDS encoding iron-containing alcohol dehydrogenase, with protein MNNFEFKNPTKIIFGKDTIHKITEEIPSDAKILMLYGGGSIKKNGVYEQVKTALAKADVVEFGGIPANPEYAVLMDALKVIKEENITYLLAVGGGSVIDGTKFLSAAAVYEGEEPWDFVRKREPIQKGMPFGTVLTLPATGSEMNSGTVISRKETQEKLAFGGPALFPQFSVLDPQVITSIPERQLVNGITDAFTHVLEQYMTYPAGGLLQDRFAESILQTLIEIAPRVIKDPSDYEAAANFMWSCTMALNGLIQQGVPGDWAVHMMGHELTAMYGIDHARTLAVVAPSHYKYNFEAKKEKLAQYGERVWNITEGSIDDKAYAAIEKTEAFFKGLGIDTKLSDYTSDYEGTAEKIAQRFTDRGWKGLGERQALTPQDAEKIVKMAY; from the coding sequence ATGAATAATTTTGAATTTAAAAATCCTACCAAAATCATATTTGGGAAGGATACGATCCATAAAATAACAGAGGAAATTCCTTCCGATGCCAAAATATTAATGCTCTATGGCGGGGGAAGTATCAAAAAGAACGGGGTTTACGAACAGGTGAAGACGGCCTTGGCCAAGGCGGATGTCGTTGAGTTCGGAGGTATTCCGGCCAACCCAGAGTACGCCGTACTTATGGATGCCTTAAAGGTTATCAAGGAAGAAAATATTACCTACCTACTAGCTGTCGGTGGTGGTTCGGTTATTGACGGAACCAAGTTTTTATCCGCGGCAGCAGTTTATGAAGGTGAAGAACCATGGGACTTTGTAAGGAAAAGAGAGCCTATTCAAAAAGGAATGCCCTTCGGTACGGTGTTGACCTTGCCGGCGACCGGTTCGGAAATGAACTCGGGAACGGTAATCTCTAGGAAGGAAACCCAAGAGAAGTTGGCCTTTGGAGGTCCTGCCCTATTCCCGCAGTTTTCGGTATTGGATCCACAGGTAATCACCTCCATTCCAGAAAGACAATTGGTAAACGGTATCACCGATGCCTTTACCCATGTTCTCGAACAGTATATGACCTATCCTGCAGGGGGACTTCTACAGGACCGTTTCGCGGAAAGTATCTTGCAGACCCTAATCGAGATCGCTCCTAGGGTGATCAAAGACCCGAGTGATTACGAGGCCGCGGCCAACTTTATGTGGAGCTGTACCATGGCCCTTAACGGACTCATTCAACAAGGGGTTCCCGGTGACTGGGCGGTACATATGATGGGCCACGAGCTTACGGCAATGTACGGGATCGATCACGCCAGGACTTTAGCGGTCGTAGCACCAAGTCATTATAAGTACAACTTTGAGGCCAAGAAAGAAAAATTGGCCCAATATGGCGAGCGTGTTTGGAACATCACCGAAGGTAGTATTGATGATAAGGCCTATGCGGCCATAGAAAAAACCGAAGCCTTCTTTAAGGGCTTGGGTATTGACACCAAACTATCGGACTATACTTCCGATTACGAAGGTACGGCCGAAAAAATAGCACAACGTTTTACCGATCGCGGATGGAAAGGTCTTGGCGAACGTCAGGCCTTAACTCCTCAAGATGCCGAGAAGATCGTAAAAATGGCATATTAA
- a CDS encoding nitroreductase family protein — protein sequence MELLDKLNWRYAAKAMNGETVPQEKVDRILEAARLAPTSSGLQPFEIIVVTNQELKEKIKAVAWNQSVVTDSSHLLVFAAWDNYTEERINKMFDLTNEIRGFKNEGWENYRQQLLGMYPQRDPEVNFQHAARQAYIAFSQAIAAAAFEGVDSTPMEGFDPDAVDEILDLRSKGLRSCVLLPIGYRDTSNDWLVNLVKVRKSTEDLVTVLD from the coding sequence ATGGAATTACTCGATAAATTAAACTGGAGATACGCAGCTAAGGCGATGAATGGAGAGACCGTACCACAGGAGAAAGTGGACCGTATACTTGAGGCGGCCCGCCTCGCTCCTACCTCTAGTGGTTTGCAACCTTTTGAAATCATAGTGGTTACGAATCAAGAATTAAAGGAAAAGATAAAAGCGGTAGCATGGAACCAGTCGGTGGTCACCGATTCATCGCATTTATTGGTTTTTGCGGCCTGGGACAACTATACCGAAGAGCGCATCAATAAAATGTTCGACCTCACCAATGAAATTAGGGGCTTTAAGAACGAAGGATGGGAAAATTACAGACAACAATTGTTGGGGATGTACCCACAGCGTGACCCCGAGGTAAATTTTCAACACGCCGCACGCCAAGCCTATATCGCATTTTCACAGGCGATTGCCGCTGCCGCCTTTGAAGGGGTAGATTCTACCCCGATGGAAGGTTTTGACCCAGATGCGGTAGATGAAATCCTCGATCTAAGATCAAAGGGGCTACGCAGCTGTGTGTTATTGCCCATCGGTTATAGGGATACAAGTAACGATTGGTTGGTAAACTTGGTAAAAGTGAGAAAGAGCACTGAAGACCTAGTTACCGTACTCGATTAA
- a CDS encoding TetR/AcrR family transcriptional regulator — translation MTALTKSQIKRKALVEATIELVNNSGFHAAPMSKIAKMANVSPATIYLYFENKQDLVNKVYIEVKAAFTEYAFATYDPKMDVEKGFEIIWKRIADFKLKECEEAMFLAQCDNTPIIDEPSRQQGIKHLQPLLDLWERGRKEGRIKPLSDYILYAYAINPLSFLMIMQKRGAFQLNEDHLEEAYQSAWSSIKK, via the coding sequence ATGACAGCATTAACAAAGAGTCAAATTAAAAGAAAGGCGCTGGTAGAAGCCACCATAGAATTGGTGAACAATAGCGGTTTCCATGCGGCTCCCATGTCGAAAATAGCAAAAATGGCCAATGTGTCCCCTGCTACTATTTACCTCTATTTTGAGAACAAACAAGATTTGGTCAATAAGGTATATATCGAAGTAAAGGCGGCCTTTACGGAATATGCCTTTGCTACCTACGACCCCAAAATGGATGTTGAAAAGGGCTTTGAGATCATTTGGAAACGCATAGCCGATTTTAAACTTAAGGAATGTGAGGAAGCCATGTTCTTGGCGCAGTGCGACAATACTCCCATCATTGACGAGCCGAGCCGTCAGCAAGGTATTAAGCATTTACAACCCTTATTGGATCTTTGGGAACGCGGCAGAAAAGAGGGAAGGATCAAACCTTTATCCGATTACATTTTATATGCCTATGCCATTAACCCCTTATCCTTTTTAATGATCATGCAAAAAAGGGGGGCGTTTCAATTGAACGAAGACCATTTGGAAGAAGCTTATCAATCGGCTTGGAGCAGTATTAAAAAATAA
- a CDS encoding MarR family transcriptional regulator: MNDFLTEIEYAGLMSRIKRLSDEVLYSTRDYYKTVGLDIEPNWHLIFLLLEKHKCMTITEIAQELRMSHPACVKIIKKMKKKGYINTSTDDNDSRKQLLELSEKSKEQLPVFREHWNAGAKTTEDLIKNSPHFVEELKEMEILVSEKNYKERTLSHLNLK; encoded by the coding sequence ATGAATGACTTTTTGACGGAGATAGAGTATGCAGGATTAATGAGTAGAATAAAGCGATTGAGCGATGAAGTGCTCTATAGCACAAGAGATTATTACAAGACGGTGGGCCTTGATATCGAGCCCAACTGGCATTTAATATTCTTATTGTTGGAGAAGCACAAGTGCATGACGATTACCGAAATAGCGCAGGAGCTGCGAATGTCACACCCTGCCTGTGTAAAGATCATTAAGAAAATGAAAAAAAAAGGATACATAAATACAAGTACCGACGATAATGACTCACGAAAACAATTGCTTGAGCTATCGGAAAAATCAAAGGAGCAACTACCGGTTTTTCGTGAACATTGGAATGCAGGGGCAAAGACCACGGAAGATTTGATCAAAAATAGTCCGCATTTTGTTGAAGAATTAAAAGAAATGGAAATATTAGTAAGTGAAAAAAATTATAAAGAAAGAACCTTAAGCCACCTTAATTTGAAATGA
- a CDS encoding Crp/Fnr family transcriptional regulator → MEDQLRKHIEKVVSISDKEFAHVLSHFSKASYKKNDFLIQRGEEVNHCYYVVSGLMKLVYDDVDGKEHIASFAMKNWWESDFTAYFTRSKAKLALQCIEDTQVFCITLGNYYKLAAELPKMGHFFLEKSNAGHIASQRRILSFLTSSAKERYGQLLKEHPTLFQRLPKTLLASYLGVSRETLSRMSS, encoded by the coding sequence ATGGAAGACCAGCTTAGAAAGCACATTGAAAAAGTAGTTTCAATATCGGATAAGGAGTTTGCTCATGTGTTGTCTCATTTCTCAAAAGCAAGCTATAAAAAAAACGATTTTCTTATCCAAAGGGGAGAAGAGGTCAACCATTGCTATTATGTTGTTTCGGGCCTCATGAAATTGGTTTATGATGATGTGGATGGAAAGGAACACATCGCATCATTTGCGATGAAGAATTGGTGGGAAAGCGACTTTACCGCCTATTTTACCCGAAGTAAGGCCAAACTGGCACTTCAATGTATTGAAGATACTCAGGTGTTTTGTATTACTCTGGGCAACTACTACAAACTTGCAGCAGAGCTTCCTAAAATGGGACATTTCTTTTTAGAGAAATCCAATGCCGGCCATATCGCTTCACAACGAAGGATTTTATCCTTTCTAACTTCAAGTGCCAAAGAAAGATATGGGCAGCTCTTAAAGGAACATCCCACTTTGTTTCAACGGCTCCCCAAAACCCTTTTAGCTTCCTACTTGGGCGTATCTCGGGAAACGCTAAGTAGAATGTCTTCTTGA
- a CDS encoding YgjV family protein — protein sequence MNLITELFGYIAIATGFFAITKKEMGPFRVWHLISSFFYIIYGVFLESIPLVIAGLVFCVIHVYHLKKIKRNQVNKPHKL from the coding sequence ATGAACCTGATTACAGAATTGTTTGGATATATTGCTATTGCAACTGGTTTTTTTGCAATAACAAAAAAGGAAATGGGGCCATTCAGGGTATGGCACCTAATCTCCAGTTTTTTCTATATCATTTATGGCGTGTTTTTAGAATCGATTCCTTTGGTCATCGCCGGCCTAGTTTTCTGTGTGATCCACGTATACCATTTGAAAAAGATCAAGCGCAACCAAGTCAATAAGCCTCATAAATTATAA
- a CDS encoding GAF domain-containing protein translates to MDHKEGSTLATVFEKLKQPEPNWQQLLEDIISGFDCTTGTIHFLDQDTSLLQLQAHKGIPPFLIPKLSTIPIGKGMAGIAAERKEAVEMCNLQTDSSGVARPAAKETKVEGSIAAPMLLDGKLYGTLGIAKPVPYDFTEEERNDLLKIGEEMSRVLATR, encoded by the coding sequence ATGGATCACAAGGAAGGATCGACCCTAGCCACCGTTTTTGAAAAGTTGAAACAACCCGAGCCTAATTGGCAGCAGCTCTTGGAGGACATTATCAGTGGTTTTGACTGCACTACGGGAACCATCCACTTTTTAGACCAAGACACTTCTTTATTGCAATTACAGGCCCATAAGGGCATTCCTCCCTTTTTGATACCCAAGTTATCTACCATTCCCATCGGAAAAGGTATGGCCGGTATTGCGGCCGAGCGCAAGGAGGCCGTTGAGATGTGTAATTTACAGACCGACAGTTCAGGCGTGGCCCGTCCTGCCGCCAAAGAAACCAAAGTAGAGGGTTCCATTGCGGCCCCTATGTTATTGGACGGGAAGTTATACGGCACCTTGGGTATTGCCAAGCCCGTACCCTATGATTTTACGGAAGAAGAGCGTAACGACCTCCTTAAGATAGGGGAAGAGATGAGCAGGGTTCTCGCCACGCGATAA
- a CDS encoding DUF481 domain-containing protein, with translation MKLALTIGAALIFIGVSNAQLVNIESKRMQKDSVRFALKSDLLFNYTDNNGAYILQIGSNLTTQLKSRDLKKILFFIGNYNLIRSKDEDFQNSYFFHLRYNHKLTDLFRLEGFVQNQNNTLLSIRNRNLVGAGLRLKLISEENAKVYFGNAYMYEIEVQKDTEEQFYNHRNSSYLSATYAFPKTRLDFTGTVYFQPLYRYIANHRILSQLKAEMPLTGHLSLSALYNYSFSSFSTSSESDRSSNLKLGLTFSI, from the coding sequence ATGAAACTAGCATTGACCATAGGTGCCGCCCTCATTTTTATTGGTGTTTCCAACGCCCAGTTGGTGAATATTGAGTCCAAACGCATGCAAAAAGACTCGGTGCGCTTTGCCCTGAAAAGCGACCTGCTCTTCAATTATACGGACAATAATGGGGCCTATATCCTTCAGATAGGATCCAACCTTACCACCCAGTTGAAATCAAGGGATTTGAAAAAAATCCTTTTCTTTATCGGAAACTACAACCTCATACGAAGTAAGGACGAGGATTTTCAGAATTCCTATTTCTTCCATCTACGCTACAATCACAAACTGACCGATTTGTTTAGGCTCGAAGGTTTTGTTCAAAACCAGAACAACACCCTGTTATCTATACGGAACAGAAACCTGGTCGGTGCAGGGCTTCGGTTAAAGTTAATTTCAGAAGAAAATGCAAAGGTCTATTTTGGCAATGCCTATATGTACGAAATAGAGGTACAAAAAGATACGGAAGAACAATTCTATAACCATAGGAACAGCAGTTATCTATCGGCTACCTATGCCTTTCCGAAGACGCGTTTGGATTTTACCGGAACTGTATACTTCCAGCCCTTGTACCGCTATATAGCCAACCATCGTATACTAAGTCAGCTAAAGGCCGAAATGCCCCTAACGGGCCATCTTAGCCTTTCCGCCTTGTACAACTATTCCTTTAGTAGTTTTTCTACCTCTTCGGAAAGCGATCGTTCGTCTAATCTGAAATTAGGACTTACCTTTTCCATTTAA
- a CDS encoding RidA family protein, with product MEKKIINPWQWQNERSYVQAVEVINPKATLYISGQTAIDAHGKSSTEGMKTQLIKTIQNLEKIIEEAGFECNNIVRLNVYTTSTDDFFSCFDIFQNWISGHNIQQASTVLEVKSLFETLKVELEATVIR from the coding sequence ATGGAGAAAAAAATTATCAACCCATGGCAATGGCAAAACGAAAGGAGTTATGTACAAGCGGTTGAAGTAATCAACCCAAAAGCTACGCTTTATATATCTGGTCAAACCGCAATTGATGCCCATGGAAAATCCAGCACGGAGGGTATGAAAACACAATTAATAAAGACGATTCAAAATCTGGAAAAAATTATAGAAGAGGCCGGGTTTGAATGTAATAATATCGTTAGATTAAATGTCTACACTACATCTACCGATGATTTTTTTAGCTGTTTTGATATATTTCAAAATTGGATTTCAGGGCATAACATACAACAAGCAAGTACCGTATTGGAAGTTAAAAGCCTTTTTGAAACCTTGAAAGTCGAATTGGAAGCCACCGTCATCAGATAA